The Marinobacter subterrani genome has a segment encoding these proteins:
- a CDS encoding CcoQ/FixQ family Cbb3-type cytochrome c oxidase assembly chaperone — protein sequence MDINELRGIHTLLVMAVFFGIVWWAYSAHRKKANDEAAHLIFEDDDVEQRTLEQEKTEKKQ from the coding sequence GTTGCGCGGCATTCACACGCTTCTGGTAATGGCGGTTTTTTTTGGAATCGTCTGGTGGGCGTACAGCGCCCATCGCAAGAAGGCCAACGATGAAGCAGCCCACCTGATCTTCGAAGATGACGACGTGGAGCAGCGTACGCTCGAACAGGAAAAAACGGAGAAAAAACAATGA
- the ccoP gene encoding cytochrome-c oxidase, cbb3-type subunit III: MSTFWSIWVSVIVLGTVFGCWWLLWATRKSQPTDSETDRTMGHSFDGIEEYDNPLPKWWFYLFIATCVFALGYLALYPGLGNWKGLLGWTSHNQWQAEVAAAEEKYGEIYAQFGQTPVPQLAENGDAMKIGQRLFANNCAVCHGSAARGQVGFPNLTDDDWLHGGTPEAILTTLHNGRIANMPAKGVMPNMTNEQVDQVVNYVLSFSGRAKDAEAAKAGKQIFAQACSACHGPNAKGNNAIGAPNLTDNTWLYGSTYDWIKETVMNGRQNQMPAQEGRLSDDQIQILAAYVYSLSN; the protein is encoded by the coding sequence ATGAGTACCTTCTGGAGCATCTGGGTCAGCGTGATCGTGCTTGGTACCGTTTTTGGCTGCTGGTGGCTGCTTTGGGCAACCCGTAAAAGCCAGCCGACCGATAGCGAAACCGACCGCACCATGGGCCATTCCTTTGATGGCATTGAGGAATATGATAACCCCCTTCCCAAGTGGTGGTTCTATCTGTTCATCGCTACCTGTGTTTTCGCACTTGGCTACCTCGCTCTGTATCCCGGCCTTGGCAACTGGAAAGGCCTGCTGGGCTGGACCTCCCACAATCAGTGGCAAGCGGAAGTTGCCGCCGCTGAGGAAAAATATGGAGAGATCTACGCACAATTTGGTCAGACGCCGGTTCCGCAACTGGCCGAAAACGGCGATGCGATGAAGATCGGCCAGCGCCTGTTTGCCAACAACTGTGCTGTCTGCCACGGTTCTGCTGCGCGTGGCCAGGTTGGTTTCCCCAACCTGACCGACGATGACTGGCTGCACGGTGGAACCCCCGAAGCCATCCTGACAACCCTGCACAATGGCCGAATTGCCAACATGCCCGCTAAAGGCGTGATGCCAAACATGACCAATGAGCAGGTTGACCAGGTCGTCAACTACGTTCTGAGCTTCAGCGGCCGGGCAAAGGATGCCGAGGCTGCAAAAGCCGGCAAGCAGATCTTCGCCCAGGCGTGTTCGGCCTGTCACGGCCCCAACGCCAAAGGCAACAATGCCATCGGCGCGCCCAACCTGACCGACAACACCTGGCTTTACGGCTCGACCTACGACTGGATCAAGGAAACCGTGATGAACGGCCGTCAGAACCAGATGCCCGCTCAGGAAGGTCGCCTCTCAGACGACCAGATTCAGATACTGGCTGCTTACGTATACAGCCTGTCAAACTGA